A region of Panicum virgatum strain AP13 chromosome 8N, P.virgatum_v5, whole genome shotgun sequence DNA encodes the following proteins:
- the LOC120686654 gene encoding probable protein phosphatase 2C 73, with protein MGICCSKAKAPAGDLDDGEQGFPWMHDDLFHHHLWTSAAVSMHTKQGWKGANQDAMTVSQDFAGHKGHIFCGVFDGHGPLGREVARHVCDALPLKLSSALKTKTEEEDRSTHTSKLTTEEDHSSNTDLDSCDKSDSTSFSDDTSDEKLLLSTWKNIFVKAFDQVDEELRQHSGIDCICSGTTAVTVVRQGDHLMIANLGDSRAILCTRDSKDHMIPVQLTTDLKPDLPSELARILNCKGRVFAMDDEPDVPRMWLPDQDAPGLAMARAFGDFCLKNHGLICTPEVYYRKLSEKDEFLVLATDGIWDVLSNKEVVKIVSSGSDPSKAARQVIDRAVRAWRRKYPTSMVDDCAVVCLFLNRRAAPDDEAVSSFRKQVVGGVDGWEEGTTTVWRALEGVARANSVMRLPRMGRVLSWRRRSSTSLMAMGEDQDH; from the exons AGGGGacctcgacgacggcgagcaaggaTTTCCATGGATGCACGACGACCTGTTCCACCACCACCTCTggaccagcgccgccgtctcCATGCACACCAAGCAAGGATGGAAGGGTGCCAACCAGGACGCCATGACCGTCTCCCAG GACTTTGCTGGCCACAAAGGCCACATTTTCTGCGGGGTATTTGATGGGCATGGCCCTCTTGGCCGAGAAGTTGCTCGCCATGTCTGCGACGCCCTTCCCTTGAAACTATCCTCTGCTTTGAAGACgaaaactgaagaagaagatcgcTCAACCCATACTTCCAAGCTCACAACTGAAGAAGACCACTCAAGCAACACAGATTTGGATTCCTGTGACAAGTCAGACTCCACCTCGTTTAGTGATGATACAAGCGATGAGAAGCTCCTGTTGTCCACTTGGAAGAACATATTTGTGAAGGCATTTGATCAGGTGGATGAGGAGCTCAGGCAACATTCAGGAATTGACTGCATTTGCAGTGGCACCACAGCAGTCACTGTTGTCAGGCAG GGTGATCACTTGATGATCGCCAATTTGGGTGACTCGCGTGCTATTCTTTGTACCCGGGACAGCAAGGACCATATGATCCCAGTCCAACTCACCACTGACTTGAAGCCAGATCTTCCAA GTGAACTCGCAAGGATTTTGAATTGCAAGGGACGAGTTTTTGCCATGGATGACGAACCAGACGTGCCCAGAATGTGGTTGCCGGACCAGGATGCACCAGGCCTTGCCATGGCAAGGGCCTTTGGGGACTTCTGCCTGAAGAACCATGGCCTTATCTGTACACCTGAAGTCTACTACAGGAAGTTATCTGAAAAGGACGAGTTCTTGGTGCTTGCAACTGATGGG ATTTGGGACGTGCTGTCGAACAAGGAGGTGGTGAAGATTGTGTCTTCAGGCAGCGACCCATCCAAGGCGGCGAGGCAGGTGATCGACCGTGCGGTCCGAGCATGGCGGCGCAAGTACCCGACGTCCATGGTGGACGACTGCGCGGTGGTGTGCCTGTTCTTGAACCGGCGGGCGGCCCCTGATGATGAGGCGGTGTCGTCGTTCCGCAAGCAGGTTGTGGGCGGCGTTGATGGTTGGGAGGAAGGGACGACGACGGTGTGGAGAGCCCTGGAGGGGGTGGCGCGGGCCAACTCGGTGATGAGGCTGCCGCGGATGGGGCGCGTGCTCAGCTGGCGAAGGCGGTCGTCGACTTCGCTCATGGCCATGGGTGAAGACCAAGACCATTGA
- the LOC120686500 gene encoding double-stranded RNA-binding protein 8-like, translated as MDGGRAAPPDATANFSPWPIVAAAPAGIRVENCYVFKSRLQEYAQKAGLPTPEYHTLKEGPSHEPIFKSTVVVNNTKYDSLPGFFSRKAAEQSAAEVALLEIVKSVPASETRSIPAVQETGLCKNLLQEYAQKMNYAIPSYICSKQASGIAPFVCTVEIGGYAYSGIHYIGAAARTKKDAEIKAARTALLAIQGQSEGCANGATKYIVVPGQRQVKEIDKKPPETPKSLKVKKSGGKNKWNKRKFMRKTDQIVDDEKAGDVHDSDVPIQATITEEPSRDSIMLHPEGEARIVEQEVLRNMTMLQADKEAGSVKQGLPDPMLQHHEEARRVEPADLSRDAAMVQFTKEVVMLQSDEEARIIESEPPRDPATAKPNEEARSVKQEPLGSAEVVMPNMEARAVEQESVSAYVALQFNRDATDVKESPSNTAVMQREETETPKQEAPQSGELVM; from the exons aTGGACGGCGGACGCGCGGCGCCGCCCGATGCCACCGCAAACTTCTCCCCTTGGCCCATCGTCGCGGCCGCCCCCGCCGGGATCA GGGTTGAGAATTGCTACGTATTCAAGAGCCGCCTGCAAGAGTACGCGCAGAAAGCTGGTCTCCCAACCCCTGAGTATCATACCCTCAAAGAGGGGCCGTCCCACGAACCAATATTCAAGTCCACAGTGGTCGTTAACAACACCAAGTATGATTCGCTGCCTGGATTCTTCAGCCGAAAGGCTGCAGAACAGTCGGCCGCTGAAGTTGCGCTTCTGGAGATAGTCAAGTCTGTTCCAGCATCTGAAACCAGAAGCATCCCAGCAGTA CAAGAGACTGGCCTGTGCAAGAATCTTCTTCAGGAGTATGCTCAGAAGATGAATTACGCCATTCCATCTTATATTTGCTCTAAGCAAGCTTCAGGCATAGCTCCTTTTGTATGCACTGTTGAGATTGGtggct atgcttacagtgGCATACACTACATAGGTGCTGCAGCTAGAACCAAGAAGGATGCAGAGATAAAAGCTGCCCGAACAGCTCTTCTAGCAATCCAGG GTCAATCAGAAGGTTGTGCAAATGGTGCCACGAAGTACATTGTTGTTCCTGGACAAAGGCAGGTTAAGGAGATAGATAAAAAGCCACCTGAAACCCCCAAATCACTTAAAGTCAAGAAAAGTGGTGGAAAAAATAAATGGAACAAGCGGAAATTCATGAGGAAGACCGACCAGATTGTTGATGATGAAAAGGCTGGGGATGTTCATGATTCTGATGTCCCAATACAGGCAACAATAACAGAGGAGCCCTCCAGAGACAGTATAATGCTGCATCCTGAAGGGGAAGCTAGAATAGTGGAACAGGAGGTTCTTAGAAATATGACAATGCTGCAAGCTGATAAGGAAGCTGGAAGTGTAAAGCAGGGGCTTCCAGATCCAATGCTTCAACACCATGAGGAAGCTAGAAGAGTAGAACCAGCTGACTTATCTAGAGACGCTGCAATGGTTCAATTCACTAAGGAAGTTGTAATGCTGCAATCTGATGAGGAAGCTAGGATAATAGAATCGGAGCCGCCCAGAGATCCTGCAACGGCCAAACCTAATGAGGAAGCTAGAAGTGTGAAACAGGAGCCACTCGGTAGTGCTGAAGTGGTGATGCCTAACATGGAAGCTAGAGCTGTAGAGCAGGAGTCAGTGAGCGCCTATGTAGCATTGCAATTTAATAGGGACGCTACAGATGTGAAGGAATCACCAAGCAATACTGCAGTGATGCAGCGGGAGGAAACAGAAACTCCAAAGCAAGAAGCACCTCAAAGTGGTGAATTGGTTATGTGA
- the LOC120686138 gene encoding uncharacterized protein LOC120686138, whose product MPRSCEGKTGAGEGSSPYECEYIILPGGHRFDIPEGEDKQEWIQYFDDASRASREVIARHGDGRPADGINRAAILPCSAHRDGSIYSVTNGWHKRYRISDTNETQLEPMALSNPSDCKPNHETCQIHFSRPMMQIYSVQLGNISTGTGSVQVYGYIAARDTLDMLRNYIFNRSRDDPITLDQGSLIEMIGPKRGIDMFSAVLIEYDMRIKKGEQEADDIQLIDGVSDFDELTTPSRKPFLSRIDGVGGAVDITLAMFHGAVEATIQVDVSQVHGNGFSLLLTSSVSGLEKEIQLFHGTVSQSRGLRRFVVSVVRDTWMHLKFKFGDERGGVIDEVERCASFKAKMHGYDSQQINIVEASILVKVTWST is encoded by the exons ATGCCGCGCAGCTGTGAAGGAAAAACAGGAGCCGGCGAGGGGAGTTCACCATACGAGTGCGAGTACATCATCCTTCCTGGTGGCCACCGCTTCGACATCCCCGAAGGAGAGGATAAGCAGGAGTGGATCCAATACTTCGATGACGCTAGTCGAGCCAGCAGAGAGGTGATCGCACGCCACGGCGACGGCCGTCCAGCCGACGGCATCAACCGCGCCGCCATACTGCCCTGCAGCGCCCACCGCGACGGTTCCATATACAGCGTCACCAACGGTTGGCACAAGCGCTACCGCATCTCCGATACCAACGAGA CTCAATTGGAGCCGATGGCACTTTCAAACCCATCCGATTGCAAACCCAATCACGAAACTTGTCAAATCCATTTCTCGCGACCGATGATGCAAATATATTCAGTACAATTGGGTAATATTTCTACGGGTACTGGATCAGTGCAAGTATATGGTTATATCGCTGCGCGCGACACTCTAGACATGTTACGCAATTACATATTTAACCGGAGCAGAGATGATCCCATCACGTTGGACCAG GGTTCTCTTATTGAGATGATTGGTCCCAAGCGAGGTATCGACATGTTTTCTGCCGTGCTTATAGAGTATGACATGAGAATCAAGAAAGGAGAACAAGAAGCAGATGACATTCAGTTAATCGATGGGGTATCGGATTTTGATGAATTAACCACACCATCACGCAAACCATTCTTGAGCCGTATCGATGGTGTCGGTGGTGCAGTTGACATCACATTAGCAATGTTTCACGGTGCCGTTGAGGCAACCATACAAGTCGATGTATCACAAGTTCATGGGAATGGTTTCAGTTTGCTTCTTACTTCTTCTGTTAGCGGACTAGAGAAAGAAATCCAGCTGTTTCATGGCACTGTTAGTCAGTCACGTGGATTAAGAAGGTTTGTGGTTTCTGTGGTAAGAGATACTTGGATGCATTTGAAGTTCAAGTTTGGTGATGAAAGAGGAGGCGTCATTGATGAAGTTGAACGGTGTGCTTCCTTCAAAGCAAAGATGCATGGATATGACAGTCAACAAATAAACATTGTTGAGGCCTCTATCCTGGTTAAAGTGACTTGGTCGACCTAG
- the LOC120686714 gene encoding cation/H(+) antiporter 15-like yields MAEVANLSSGSVEPTVKPLAAACYDNNLVNSQGMFLGDQPLRFSLPLLLVQVSLILVLSAAANLVLRRLGQSRFVTHMLVGVLLGPTVLGRSDSFRGVLFSERGTYILESVSLVALILFLFSMGVKTDLSLLRRPSGRAVAVGITGSLVPLAVTLPVFHALQPSLPEDLRGSSLITELAVRLSLSSFPVIADALSDLDLLNTDLGRIALTASLITDVTSWFLRACSAAVFLVSEAKSPAFTAQILASFVAFVLFVGFVARPAGRYIAYKRTPAGALLSEGSFVVVVIAALLSALVTDAIGFKYMIGPMMLGLALPGGMPIGATMTERLDSFFIALFLPVYMALSGYRTDLAELTKEETSEKWCALELFVGLCVSGKLVGCVAAGLFFAMPFRDAVVLALMLNIRGIVEVAAINNWGDTMKATAEHYSILTLSMVLITAVSTPLIKLLYDPSGQFMRAKRRTLEDLRPSADLRLLTCVYGEDHAAPLIDLLEASAGASRESPVSLIVLHLTELVGRAASVLKPHRGARKSSSGGPTPSDRIMNAFRHLEQQAAPGAVTVSPYVAQAPYSSMHHDVCSLAHSRKANLILLPFHKSSDGARSTANNSIRSINRAVLQYAPCSVAILVDHGLAAGSACATTANSLLQRAALYFLGGPDDREALAYAARMPDAGTMSLTVVRFKLRNWAGMGGSDEARDEEVLHQFWTRHRDNDRVVYVEKTVEDAEGTASVVRSMSEKFDLLIVGRRGGDDKDLESSAALTSGLSDWSEFPELGVLGDMLTSAEFASRVSILVIQQQPVKNTTGC; encoded by the coding sequence ATGGCTGAGGTTGCCAACCTCTCGTCGGGGTCTGTAGAGCCGACGGTCAagccgctggcggcggcgtgctACGACAACAACCTCGTCAACTCGCAGGGCATGTTCCTCGGCGACCAGCCGCTGCGCTTCTCCCTCCCGCTCCTCCTCGTCCAGGTCTCCCTCATCCTcgtcctctccgccgccgccaacctcgtgctccgccgcctcggccAGTCCCGCTTCGTCACCCACATGCTCGTCGGCGTCCTCCTCGGCCCCACCGTCCTCGGCCGCAGCGACTCCTTCCGCGGCGTCCTCTTCTCCGAGCGCGGCACCTACATCCTCGAGAGCGTCTCCCTCGTCGCCctcatcctcttcctcttctccatggGCGTCAAGACCGACCtcagcctcctccgccgccccagcggccgcgccgtcgccgtcggcatCACCGGCTCCCTCGTCCCGCTCGCCGTCACGCTCCCCGTCTTCCACGCCCTCCAGCCCTCGCTGCCCGAGGACCTGCGCGGCTCCTCCCTCATCACCGAGCTCGCCGtccgcctctccctctcctccttccccgtCATCGCCGACGCGCTCTCCGACCTCGACCTCCTCAACACCGACCTCGGCCGCATCGCGCTCACCGCCTCGCTCATCACCGACGTCACCTCCTGGTTCCTCcgcgcctgctccgccgccgtcttcCTCGTCTCCGAGGCCAAGTCGCCGGCCTTCACGGCGCAGATCCTCGCCTCCTTCGTCGCCTTCGTGCTCTTCGTCGGATTCGTcgcgcgccccgccggccgctACATCGCCTACAAGCGCACCCCGGCGGGGGCGCTCCTCTCCGAGGGGTccttcgtcgtcgtcgtcatcgccgcGCTGCTGTCGGCGCTGGTCACGGACGCCATCGGGTTCAAGTACATGATCGGGCCCATGATGCTGGGGCTGGCGCTCCCCGGCGGCATGCCCATCGGCGCCACCATGACGGAGCGCCTCGACTCCTTCTTCATCGCGCTCTTCCTGCCCGTGTACATGGCGCTCTCCGGCTACCGCACCGACCTGGCGGAGCTCACCAAGGAGGAGACCTCCGAGAAGTGGTGCGCGCTGGAGCTGTTCGTGGGGCTCTGCGTCTCCGGCAAGCTGGTGGGCTGCGTCGCGGCGGGGCTCTTCTTCGCCATGCCGTTCCGGGACGCCGTCGTGCTGGCGCTGATGCTCAACATCCGCGGCATCGTGGAGGTGGCGGCCATCAACAACTGGGGCGACACCATGAAGGCCACGGCGGAGCACTACAGCATCCTGACGCTGTCCATGGTGCTCATCACGGCGGTGTCCACGCCGCTCATCAAGCTGCTGTACGACCCGTCGGGGCAGTTCATGCGGGCCAAGCGCCGGACGCTGGAGGACCTGCGCCCCAGCGCCGACCTCCGCCTGCTCACCTGCGTCTACGGCGAGGaccacgccgcgccgctgaTCGACCTGCTGGAGGCGTCGGCGGGGGCCTCGCGGGAGAGCCCCGTCTCGCTCATCGTGCTCCACCTCACGGAGCTCgtcggccgcgccgcctccgtgcTCAAGCCCCACCGCGGTGCAAGGAAGAGCAGCTCAGGCGGCCCGACGCCGTCGGACCGGATCATGAACGCGTTCCGGCACCTGGAGCAGCAGGCGGCGCCGGGCGCCGTGACGGTGAGCCCCTACGTGGCGCAGGCGCCCTACAGCTCGATGCACCACGACGTGTGCTCGCTGGCGCACAGCCGCAAGGCCAACCTCATCCTGCTGCCCTTCCACAAGTCCTCCGACGGCGCGCGCAGCACCGCCAACAACTCCATCCGCTCCATCAACCGCGCCGTCCTCCAGTACGCGCCCTGCTCCGTCGCCATCCTCGTCGAccacggcctcgccgccggctccgcctgcgccaccaccgccaacAGCCTCCTGCAGAGGGCCGCGCTCTACTTCCTCGGCGGGCCCGACGACCGCGAGGCGCTCGCGTACGCCGCGCGGATGCCGGACGCCGGGACCATGTCGCTCACCGTGGTCAGGTTTAAGCTGCGCAACTGGGCGGGGATGGGCGGCAGCGACGAGGCCAGGGACGAGGAGGTGCTGCACCAGTTCTGGACCAGGCACCGGGACAACGACCGCGTCGTCTACGTGGAGAAGACGGTGGAGGACGCCGAGGGCACAGCCTCCGTCGTGCGCTCCATGAGCGAGAAGTTCGACCTGCTCATAGTcggccggcggggaggggaCGACAAGGACCTAGAGAGCTCGGCGGCGCTCACCAGCGGCCTCTCGGACTGGAGCGAGTTCCCGGAGCTGGGCGTGCTGGGTGACATGCTCACCTCCGCCGAGTTCGCGTCAAGGGTCTCCATCCTCGTCATCCAGCAGCAGCCGGTCAAGAATACCACCGGCTGTTag